Part of the Candidatus Zixiibacteriota bacterium genome is shown below.
AATCACAGCTTTCACCAGGTAGGAAACTCTCTTGAAGTCTGAAACCAGGTTGACTACAAGAAGATACAGCAGAAAAAAGGAGATGATCCTCAGGAATCCGGAAAAAGAAGCATATTTATACTGGCTAAAAAGCAGTGACAGAAGTGCATATCCGCAGAAAACAAGGATCGGATATCTCAACGGAAATCTGATTTGCCATTTTTTGAATAAAATAAGACTAAGAATAAAAAGGAGAAATAAACCCAAAATAAAGGTTTGAAACAAAACAGTTTTCAGGAGGAAGTTGTGGCTCTGATTATAAGGAGAGCCGATTAAGGCGACCCCGATAATCAGGAGCCAAAGAAAAAGGATGAAACCGCTGCTCCTGAAAAAGTCTCTCATCAGTAAGAAGATAAATAAACCTTACCGTTAAATCCATTGAAAATTCCTATTTCGACTCATGGAAAATTCTTTAGCTTGCCCTCCCTTGCCATCAGGGATTACCACCCCTTTGTAGCTTTTAGCCGAAACATCTCTAAGCTCTTAGTAATAAGATAAAGTCTGTCCTAATGCCCTTTTTTACTTTTTTTGTGAAATCATTCACAAATTATTTGACTTTAAACCGATTTGTGGTATTTTGTTTTTGGGGAAGTAGGCTTCTTTGACAAATAAGAATTCCTAAAATGGAGAGGATTATATGGCTGAATTTCAAGTTCAAAGTCTGAAGGATATATCCAAAGTGACCCTGGTTTCTGTCCCGGACCTGCCCGGTATTGCTGCCAGGATTTTCGGCAGTTTGTGGTCGCACGGGGTTAATGTACAGTTGATAACCTCGTCCTCCAGCACCAGCGGGAAGGTAAACATCACTTTCGTGCTGGCAAAAAAAGATATGCAGTACGCGATGTTCGAGCTGAAAAAGATCAGGGAAGATATCAAAGCCCAGGAGGTATCAATCGACCCGGAAGTGGCTTTGGTGACTGTTACCCATCCCCAGCTCTCCCAGACCCCGGGAATAGCAGGAAGGGCTTTTGACACTTTAGCCTCCCATAATATCAACATTCAGGCTGTTTCGACTTCGATGACCTGTTTGCATTGCCTTATATCCAAGAACCAGCTTGAATTAGCTGCACAGGCACTGCAAAAAGAATTTGGATTGATTTAATTTTTTGAGATCTAGGTAATCGGTAGGGGCGGGGGAGCTCCCCTACTTTTTATCTCTGTCTGACTATATTCCCTTAAAAGAATCTGCAATAGATTTCTCAGAACAAACTCACTTAAGCACTACTAAAAACAGAGCAAGCAAGCTGAACAAGCTTTACCCCACTGTGCAGTTCTATATAGTTTTCAACAGATATGTAGAATTAGATGGTAGGGTAACTGGATCTTCCATTAACACGCACAGGGTATCGAAATATTTCAGGTTTAACAGGAGTCTAAAGCGGAATCCTTCGTGCCCATAGCATCAGCTAGATGGTGGGTCTCCACCTTTTATGAGGTAAGTAATTAAA
Proteins encoded:
- a CDS encoding ACT domain-containing protein — its product is MAEFQVQSLKDISKVTLVSVPDLPGIAARIFGSLWSHGVNVQLITSSSSTSGKVNITFVLAKKDMQYAMFELKKIREDIKAQEVSIDPEVALVTVTHPQLSQTPGIAGRAFDTLASHNINIQAVSTSMTCLHCLISKNQLELAAQALQKEFGLI